In the genome of Kitasatospora cathayae, one region contains:
- a CDS encoding FAD-dependent oxidoreductase translates to MRHEFSGRTVLPGDPRYRTLSQGFNQRWHSSPAYIRLVADEADAVAELNRALDRGLRPTVRGGGHCYEGFVDNDRGVILDLSTMRGVAAGADKFGRPTYCVEGGATNWDVYTTLFREYAVTLPAGSCYSVGAGGHICGGGFGVLSRRHGLTVDHLVQVDVVTVRGGRAAVTRANREDASGSPEQDLFWAHTGGGGGNFGVVLRYHFSIDAPEPPPRVWISSTAWPWNELINRPSDFERLLTNFGSFLAAHSGPREPVYDGLFAILKLTHHSNGNVVLFSQWDGDDPGPLDEFVASVEQGMATRSVVQTHSVAGLFLPYPEKRRQLPWFQATMTLNPSGDNQRGKYKSAYHREPFDRARIGTLWDWLTRDVSGVDLTKTLVQIDSYGCRINARRPEETAVAQRDSIMKLQYQTYWTDPAEDADHLAYLSGLYREVYRETGGVPEIDTATDGAYVNYPDVDLGTVDQPDPAYPRLYYKGNYPRLQRTKAYWDGEEVFHHAQSIRPLRA, encoded by the coding sequence ATGCGGCACGAATTCTCCGGGCGGACGGTCCTGCCCGGTGATCCCCGATACCGGACGCTCAGCCAGGGCTTCAACCAGCGCTGGCACAGCAGTCCCGCCTACATCCGGCTGGTCGCGGACGAGGCCGACGCGGTGGCCGAGCTGAACCGGGCGCTGGACCGCGGACTGCGCCCGACCGTGCGCGGCGGCGGGCACTGCTACGAGGGCTTCGTCGACAACGACCGGGGCGTGATCCTCGACCTCAGCACGATGCGCGGGGTGGCCGCCGGGGCGGACAAGTTCGGCCGGCCCACGTACTGCGTCGAGGGCGGCGCCACCAACTGGGACGTCTACACCACGCTGTTCCGGGAGTACGCCGTCACCCTGCCCGCCGGGTCCTGCTACTCGGTCGGTGCGGGCGGGCACATCTGCGGCGGCGGGTTCGGGGTGCTCTCCCGCCGACACGGGCTCACGGTGGACCACCTCGTCCAGGTCGACGTGGTCACCGTGCGGGGCGGCCGCGCCGCGGTGACGAGGGCCAACCGTGAGGACGCGAGCGGCTCGCCCGAGCAGGACCTCTTCTGGGCCCACACCGGCGGCGGGGGCGGGAACTTCGGGGTGGTGCTGCGCTACCACTTCTCGATCGACGCACCCGAGCCGCCGCCGCGGGTCTGGATCAGCAGCACCGCCTGGCCCTGGAACGAACTGATCAACCGCCCCAGCGACTTCGAGCGGCTGCTGACCAACTTCGGCAGCTTCCTGGCAGCGCACAGCGGCCCGCGGGAACCGGTCTACGACGGGCTGTTCGCGATCCTCAAGCTGACCCACCACTCCAACGGGAACGTCGTGCTGTTCAGCCAGTGGGACGGCGACGACCCTGGCCCGCTGGACGAGTTCGTGGCGTCCGTGGAGCAGGGGATGGCGACCCGCTCGGTGGTCCAGACCCACAGCGTCGCCGGGCTGTTCCTGCCCTATCCGGAGAAGCGGCGCCAACTTCCCTGGTTCCAGGCGACCATGACGCTCAACCCCTCGGGCGACAACCAGCGCGGCAAGTACAAGTCGGCCTACCACCGGGAGCCGTTCGACCGGGCCCGGATCGGCACCCTCTGGGACTGGCTGACACGGGACGTGAGCGGGGTGGACCTCACCAAGACGCTGGTGCAGATCGACTCCTACGGCTGCCGGATCAACGCCCGCCGGCCGGAGGAGACCGCCGTGGCGCAGCGGGACTCGATCATGAAGCTGCAGTACCAGACCTACTGGACCGATCCGGCCGAGGACGCCGACCATCTGGCGTACCTGAGCGGCCTCTACCGGGAGGTGTACCGGGAGACGGGGGGCGTCCCGGAGATCGACACCGCGACGGACGGCGCCTACGTCAACTACCCGGACGTGGACCTGGGCACGGTCGACCAGCCCGACCCGGCCTACCCGAGGCTGTACTACAAGGGGAACTATCCACGACTGCAGCGCACGAAGGCCTACTGGGACGGGGAGGAGGTGTTCCACCATGCCCAGTCGATCCGGCCCCTCCGGGCCTGA
- a CDS encoding ABC transporter ATP-binding protein, giving the protein MTQHQAADTALTTTGPMVAVTDLRRSFGTGERTVHALRGINFSIERGELTALKGRSGSGKTTLLNLVGGLDAPTGGSIALDGIDLGGLDEDSRLALRRERIGFVFQSFGLIPMLTAAENVGVPMRLRKVPPAEREERAHTLLALVGLADHANQRPGELSGGQQQRVAIARALANDPGLIIADEPTGQLDSETGRSIMELLRAVVRSEGVTVLVATHDPTLMGLADRVIELHDGRIVEEGAEQAA; this is encoded by the coding sequence ATGACGCAGCACCAGGCCGCCGACACCGCCCTGACGACCACCGGCCCGATGGTGGCCGTGACCGACCTCCGGCGCAGCTTCGGCACCGGCGAGCGGACCGTCCACGCCCTGCGCGGCATCAACTTCTCGATCGAACGCGGCGAACTCACCGCGCTCAAGGGCCGATCCGGCTCCGGCAAGACCACCCTGCTCAACCTGGTCGGTGGCCTGGACGCGCCGACCGGCGGCAGTATCGCGCTGGACGGCATCGACCTCGGCGGGCTGGACGAGGACAGCCGACTCGCCCTGCGGCGGGAGCGGATCGGCTTCGTCTTCCAGTCCTTCGGACTGATCCCGATGCTCACCGCCGCCGAGAACGTCGGTGTGCCGATGCGGCTGCGCAAGGTCCCGCCGGCCGAGCGCGAGGAGCGCGCCCACACCCTGCTGGCGCTGGTCGGCCTGGCCGACCACGCCAACCAGCGACCGGGCGAGCTCTCCGGCGGCCAGCAGCAGCGCGTCGCGATCGCCCGCGCACTGGCCAACGACCCGGGCCTGATCATCGCCGACGAACCCACCGGGCAGCTGGACTCCGAGACCGGCCGCTCGATCATGGAACTGCTGCGCGCGGTGGTCCGCAGCGAGGGCGTCACGGTTCTGGTCGCCACCCACGACCCGACGCTGATGGGGCTCGCCGACCGGGTGATCGAGCTCCACGACGGGCGGATCGTCGAGGAGGGTGCGGAGCAGGCCGCGTAG